The Glycine max cultivar Williams 82 chromosome 12, Glycine_max_v4.0, whole genome shotgun sequence genome window below encodes:
- the LOC100802058 gene encoding bromodomain testis-specific protein, protein MKRKRGHKKGKAKGSTNHGSSGADANKEETSGLEVDTPSSTGTGMDQQQHYNLANINPDGSVDKAIGRVKVKLKTPKILDSQPTSSDAPSPTQSDTERMEDSANSLPDMKLSTLSKRAASIKIKSSSNHTLSASTEITLPKERKNKQELDASLVVLRKVMKMDAAEPFNVPVNPEALGIPDYFDIINTPMDFGTICNNLEKNEKYMNSEDVFKDVQYVWDNCYKYNNKGDYILDLMRRVKKNFMKYWTAAGLYSEQSKGTKERTSAEDIALSGDGKAGKGGQLKQKTKKRHGRHHKHDCLCAICVLKRRRKEREENARIARSNFGSGGDKHANEFKHEESIQVESPGGEDSSSNIDESMGTDGDVDEDKGEVAKMEISEKQCSPSERKHVSIDVDNDDDNDDHGLEEGEEEENGEEEDEEEIEMNSQKGEMNETLKHGGTLEEKSNVGDATALHDEYRTKQQEGQSAAVQQQKKHKGSQDKQQKAKLLESLYSENHKLSSLCGILFPQNSQSVWSGPHSLIQKRNSARTSSIHAAIRTFMG, encoded by the exons ATGAAGCGCAAGCGTGGGCATAAGAAAGGGAAGGCAAAAGGCAGCACTAACCATGGAAGCAGTGGTGCTGATGCTAACAAGGAAGAAACCTCTGGTTTGGAGGTTGACACACCTTCTTCCACGGGGACCGGGATGGATCAGCAGCAGCATTACAATCTTGCTAACATAAATCCTGATGGTTCTGTTGATAAGGCTATTGGGCGTGTTAAGGTGAAGCTCAAGACACCTAAAATCTTAGACTCCCAACCCACCTCATCTGATGCTCCCAGTCCCACACAAAGCGATACTGAGAGAATGGAAGATAGTGCAAATTCTTTGCCTGATATGAAACTCAGTACTCTGTCTAAGAGAGCTGCTAGCATTAAAATTAAGTCTTCATCAAACCACACATTGTCGGCTTCCACTGAGATCACCCtcccaaaagaaagaaagaataagcAGGAATTGGATGCTTCCTTAGTG GTTTTAAGGAAGGTAATGAAAATGGATGCAGCTGAACCCTTCAATGTTCCTGTCAATCCTGAAGCTCTGGGAATTCCT GACTATTTCGATATCATAAACACACCAATGGATTTTGGAACTATATGTAACAATcttgaaaagaatgaaaagtatATGAATTCCGAGGATGTATTTAAGGATGTTCAATACGTTTGGGACAACTGTTACAAGTATAACAATAAGGGTGACTATATCTTGGATCTTATGAGGCGAGTAAAGAAGAACTTTATGAAGTACTGGACAGCAGCTGGGCTATACAGTGAACAATCAAAAGGGACCAAGG agaggacttcagcagaAGATATTGCACTTTCTGGTGATGGAAAAGCAGGGAAGGGTGGTCAATTGAAGCAGAAGACAAAAAAGCGTCATGG AAGACACCATAAACATGATTGTttatgtgctatttgtgttCTAAAGCGACGTAGGAAGGAACGGGAGGAGAATGCTCGAATTGCTAGAAGCAATTTTGGATCTGGTGGTGATAAGCATGCTAACGAGTTTAAGCACGAG GAATCAATACAAGTAGAGAGTCCTGGTGGTGAAGATTCATCATCAAATATAGATGAATCTATGGGCACTGATGGAGATGTTGATGAAGACAAAGGAGAGGTGGCAAAGATGGAGATTAGTGAGAAGCAGTGTAGCCCTTCTGAGAGAAAGCATGTGAgcattgatgttgataatgatgatgacaatgatgaCCATGGCCTAGAGGAaggggaggaggaggagaatggagaggaagaagatgaggaaGAGATTGAAATGAACAGCCAGAAGGGAGAGATGAATGAAACTTTAAAACATGGTGGAACCTTggaagagaaatcaaatgttggtGATGCAACCGCTCTACATGATGAATATAGAACAAAGCAACAAGAAGGACAATCTGCGGCAGTCCAGCAACAGAAGAAACACAAG GGGTCACAAGATAAACAGCAGAAAGCTAAGCTCCTTGAGAGCTTATATAGTGAAAACCACAAGCTTTCAAGTTTATGTGGAATTCTCTTCCCCCAAAATAGTCAGTCTGTCTGGAGTGGACCACACTCACTAATACAGAAGAGAAATTCTGCTCGTACTAGTTCAATTCACGCTGCTATTAGGACTTTCATGGGGTAG